In Lolium rigidum isolate FL_2022 chromosome 3, APGP_CSIRO_Lrig_0.1, whole genome shotgun sequence, the genomic window TGGATGCTAGGATTTCTTATTCTTTGAAGAAATTACTAttaccatctcctgatttagtaaGGGTTCCAATTGGGGATATTTATTTTAATATCCATATCACTTCCTCACCCCGCGTGTATGATTGGGTTGCTCAATTTGAAGAAACCAACAATGAGAAGTTTGACCACTATGATCAAGGGAGCTTGCAGCAGCTTATTCCAGCAGGCAAGTACATCGATGTCCTTAGCATGGTTGAAGATCCTCCGATGCAAGCTTTCCCGCAACCTCCGGCTACAAAGTTGGACCGACATATGGAGATTGCTGAAGGGAGCTGCTACGTGGAAAGCGGACTGGAGAGAGAACTTGGTCTGCTGATGGAGATTGTTGAATCCTTGCATTTGCACGATGTCTTGATACATGCTACTATTCGTAACGATATATGCATGTGGAACTACCTTAGGTGGTGCCGCGTGGAGAGGTGCCCCAAGTTGGATACCATCTTCCCTTCAAGGTGCTATGGATTTTCTACATTGCAGACCTTGTGGGCATCAGATCTCCTAATGGCCCGCCAGATTTGGAGTAAAGGTTCACCCTATTCCTCCTTCGAAAATTTACAGCACCTCCACCTGCAATCTTGTCCGAGGCTCCAGTTCATGATCCCTGTGTGTGGCTCCTCCTTCCCTTGCTTGGAGACGCTCCACATCATCCGCTGCGGTGACCTTGTGCACATCTTTGAGCCGAACAGATGGTACCCGGAGGACATACTCTCCGCGATCGGTTTATCCAAGGAAATGATCTCCCTCTACCCCAAAGAAATAATCTCCGCCGGCGTACTATTCCCGAAGTTGACGATCATCCACCTGCATGACCTCCCGAAGTTGCAGCAGATATGCAAGGTAAAAATGGTGGCCCCTGCGCTCGAGAGCATCAGGATCAGAGGATGCTGGAGTCTGCGCGGGCTGCCATCCGTGGCGGCCTGTGCCCAAGGCGAGAAGAAGCCAGCCGTCGAGATTGAGAAGGATGTGTGGGACGCTCTGGAGTGGGACGCCGGCCACTGCCCGGACCACTTCGAGGCGCCCGTACACTCGCGCTACTACAAGAAGAAACTGCCCAGAGTCTCCTTCCTCAGGTACCATACTATAGAATCCATCTTTGCTCTTTTAGTTCTGCACCCCTCGTGTATTCAGTTAGTGACTGACCATTTTCTCGCATTGCCTAGGTGAACTTTACACCGCTGTGTTTCTTCCATCACTATGTGCAAGTGATGGACGCTTCTCCCAGTGCTGGATGATCATGCGTTTGCTTTGCTTGTGTGCTTCCTTCGATTGCTGGCCTTCAGGGAGACCGTTGGTCATCCATGGATGCATTGCTTCTCCCTGCTCTTGTCTTTTATTCTTGTCAATGCCTTATGTGCGAGCTTATGGTGGCTCTCACCCTATATTTGTGTTGCTGCTTCCAAATAAGAAGGTGGAGGACAGGTCTGTGCCTTGCGTCGTCCACCAGACTGTATTTGTGTGTGCCTGCCTGCATCATCTAGGCTGGCTGCGTGCGAGTGTGATTTGGTTGAGAGTGCTCGCTATGAATCTGAACCAAGAAGCAGAGCTATGATGGTTGTGGTGTGTGCTTTGCCTGTTATGcgtttttgaaagaaaaaaacggCAGCAGCTATGTGTGCCGGTTGTTGCAACTACCTGCCTCTGTGTGAATCATTGAGctatttgtcaaattttcttcaccaCAAGCATCAGTTGTATGACTATTCTTGGCCAGTCTTCAAGTGGTGGTTTCAAGTAGTCTTATGATTATGAACATATTACAATGCTGGTATCCTTTATCTTACCAACAAAGAATTCAGCATTTAAAATTGAAGCTTCTGTCTGTGAATCGTATAAATTTCAATGATAATAACACATCATGCAAATTGTCAACAAAGTGAACCAGCACAGGTTAGCAGGATGGCAACAATTTGGGAGCAACATCACTCTGTACACACGTCAGGTTCCCAGCCAGAAACATGCAGCATTGTGTTAGAACATTACTGAAGCATCGGCAAAACAATGAACAATGGCAACTATCAAAATTAAATGAAGTCGGGTGACAAATTGTGATCTCTCGAACATGGCAAGGCGAATCCAGGATTGGTCCAGAATACCCAGCTTCTGCAACCAGCTCTGAGCTCTCTGACAATCAACTGTCGATCTCTCATCATATATTTAAAGAAGATACATCACTATTACTTGCGTGAAGTTGATCTCACTCTCAATTTTAAGAAACAGTCGAATGAAGCTTCTTAGTTGAGAAAAGTTGACTACCTCAGATGCATCAAGCAAAGGGAAATAAAATTTGGTCCAATCATCAAATAGGCATAACAAAACAGGTGTGCAAAGTAATATTTGGACATATAGAGATATGAAAAACATTACATTTACACATTCCTTTGAATAGTGTCAACACATCATGTAAAATGACAAGAGAAGGAACACTACAATTTAGCAACACGGCAACAATTTTCTAGAGCACATAATTCATCATCACCGCAACCAAAGTTTCCAGACAAAAATATCAGAACTAGCAAAAGTAAGCAAACACTCGAATCTCTCACACAGCTTGCTGCATACGGTGCAGCAAGTCGAGGATTGGACCGGAAGATTCGGCCTCGACAGCCAGCTCTTTCACCATCACCTCCGCAGCACACAACTCCTTCCGCAGCTCCGCGTTCAGCACAAGGTGGGAGAAATGCTGGTCCAGCACCAACCCCATGGCCCTGGTCACAGCGCCGAGCGACGGCACGCTCTCACACTGCTCGAGCCCCGTCATCTCCGTCGGGCAAGCCCGCGCCATTGGGAACCTCCAGTACTTGCCTACCCACTTGGAGAGGTAGCTCAACAGGCCGGCCACCTCGGCGCCGTCCAGCTCGGACACGGCTGCGGCGAGGACCACGGAGTCGACGCAGTCGGCAGCCCTCGACGCGAAGAGGTAGTGCAGGCAGACCTCGGGGGAGGTGAACCCGTCGTGGCCCATCATGAGCAGCAAGGCGGCCTGGCGCGCGACGGCGGTCTCCTTCTTCCCCGCGTTCTTGGCCTTGCACTTGTTGACCGCGAGCAGGGCGGCGTCCTTCCAGCGGCCCTTGACGGCCGCCATGGCGTCGTaggcggcgtcggaggccggGGAGAGGAAGCAGCGGAGCGCGGCGAGGAGCTCGGAGGCGCGGAGGTCGGCGGCCTGGCGGAGGACCGCGCAGACGAGGTCGGGGCGGGCGGCGTCGGCGAGGGAGGCGAGGAGGTCGGACTGCGGGTGCGGGATGGCGCGGGCGTCCGCGAGGGCGAGGACCACGTCGTGGTCGGAGAGGTGGGATGCGGTGGAGGCGATGAGGGCGGCGAGGGTGGCGGGGAggtaggtggcggcggcgcggaccgCGAGGGGGAGGTTCGGGGAGGGGGGCGGGAGGGAGAGGGAGTgggagagggcggcgaggaaggtgGCGAGGAGGGCGCGGAAGCGCGGGGCGGtgagggaggaggcggagagggaggcggcgagggaggcggcggcggtggcgagggtTGGGTCGGCCGGGGAGAGGGACCAGACGGTGGGTGGGATCGGGGTGGGGAGCGCGGAGGaggtcggaggcggcggcggcgcaggggtGAGCACGAggtgggcggcggtggtggccgggGTGGGGTTGGTGATGGCGGCGAGGAGCGTCATGGCGCCGCCGACGAGGGACAGAGAGaggaaggggattagggtttaacGGAAGTTGGATCGAAAATGTGGAGGGGTTGACGAGGACGGCTTGGGTTTGAGGTCTATGAGTTGACGCGCGTGTGGTATTTCCGGCCCATCGGGCTACTTCCACTCGGCCAGTGGGCCTAAACTGGCCAGATGGATTGATGCTGCTCAACGTGCAGGCCAGATGGGGCAAATCCTATTTGACGCCTTTAACGTCGGTTAGCGTGCCAACGCTAACAGAGGGAGTGGGATGGGCCTCGGCCTGCTAGGGAGATGATGCTCATCGGAGAAGAAGTTGAACTCGCCAGAGACAGGGAGGATGGGGGTGGCCGTCGCGTCCCTGGCGGAGGCGAGGCCGAGATGTCACCGGAGACGGGGACGACACGGCTGGCCGCGGCTTCGCGGACGGAGGTGAGGCCAAAAACTTAGGGTAGAGGGTGTGGGATATTAGGGTTCTGGGGGTGCAGGAAATCACCGACGACGGACTTAGGGTTCCGGTGGTGTGGGGGCTTCACCGAAGTTGGGGGAGGTGG contains:
- the LOC124697477 gene encoding uncharacterized protein LOC124697477 yields the protein MTLLAAITNPTPATTAAHLVLTPAPPPPPTSSALPTPIPPTVWSLSPADPTLATAAASLAASLSASSLTAPRFRALLATFLAALSHSLSLPPPSPNLPLAVRAAATYLPATLAALIASTASHLSDHDVVLALADARAIPHPQSDLLASLADAARPDLVCAVLRQAADLRASELLAALRCFLSPASDAAYDAMAAVKGRWKDAALLAVNKCKAKNAGKKETAVARQAALLLMMGHDGFTSPEVCLHYLFASRAADCVDSVVLAAAVSELDGAEVAGLLSYLSKWVGKYWRFPMARACPTEMTGLEQCESVPSLGAVTRAMGLVLDQHFSHLVLNAELRKELCAAEVMVKELAVEAESSGPILDLLHRMQQAV